The Apium graveolens cultivar Ventura chromosome 11, ASM990537v1, whole genome shotgun sequence genome has a window encoding:
- the LOC141698604 gene encoding transcription factor bHLH157-like: MCTEQGDSVVKNALKSLCCENGWSYGVFWSFDQTNSLLLTVQETYFDEQMGAVVDDMCLQVQMLGGGIIGEAAFSKKHRWMFSDARYVEQKFAESVGRCDFFQDDSEFQYQYASGIKTIAVIPVEPQGVLQFGSTQQIPENEDFVNLAKRVFSQMASCHGLNVSEYLSPSSRYESYGFSGLFPSLVPSGSTDVEDNKFHESDGFQGLTASTCFPADSIIMKMENCNDHWQSDGTESQVHQTICSGAWSAGLSTLTSLKHQGSALRSQPPYNMFNIKPETAVTCGDTVRNCQGSAFTSLNNSQCSSGSLIKLQYSTPPLHSIDSELLGKNSVQTLNEIFESPNYTTDHIKACSMDSFYQWFDSSLDQTNKTDFTTMDDDLLSEAMRFVSQPYNVSGGTNAISHPASSVHSSVTNTSTSTGKQQCPNVFKVENDLFDRFGVDLGYGQAGNTNDILMPVIDGGQMDFKNALQSISQQHVGSGLVHRKGLFSKLGIEQIVESVSTGTSSSVAKTTFEDQLSSTSKRKRTGISLGTNDHLASSLFQQKEDTTTRGSCSWVSDSYRTLDGHTDSQEKKHVSTAKTMKKKAKPGARPRPKDRQLIQDRLLELRELTPNGEKMSIDCLLDRTIKYMLFLQSVTKHAETLKEADKIKENEIFNKDNFSSRGGGVTWACEYGYQSTVCPLLVEDLSSPGQMLIEMLCEEQGFFLEIVDIIRGLGLTILKGVMEVQENKIWARFIVEPEGNRRVSRHEIFSTLIQLLQLTPPSGVKASKQVGNIMDGGANLFNNYPQCGVSVPLR; this comes from the exons ATGTGTACAGAACAAGGTGATTCAGTTGTTAAAAATGCTCTGAAGAGTTTGTGTTGTGAGAATGGATGGTCTTATGGTGTTTTTTGGAGTTTTGACCAGACAAATTCTTT ATTGTTGACTGTTCAAGAAACTTACTTTGATGAGCAAATGGGAGCTGTGGTAGATGATATGTGTCTACAAGTACAGATGCTAGGTGGAGG AATAATTGGTGAAGCGGCTTTCTCTAAGAAACATCGTTGGATGTTCTCTGATGCACGTTATGTGGAGCAAAAATTTGCTGAATCAGTCGGCAGATGCGATTTCTTTCAg GATGATTCCGAATTTCAGTACCAATATGCTTCTGGAATTAAG ACAATTGCAGTAATTCCTGTTGAACCACAAGGGGTCTTACAGTTTGGATCTACACAACAG ATTCCAGAAAATGAGGATTTTGTGAATCTAGCAAAAAGGGTATTCAGTCAGATGGCAAGCTGTCACGGGCTTAATGTATCAGAATATTTGTCTCCATCTTCAAGATACGAAAGTTATGGTTTTAGCGGACTGTTTCCTTCCCTAGTACCATCAGGAAGTACCGATGTAGAGGATAACAAATTTCATGAGAGTGATGGATTTCAGGGCTTAACGGCATCAACATGCTTTCCAGCTGATTCCATCATCATGAAGATGGAGAATTGTAATGACCATTGGCAGAGTGATGGCACAGAATCTCAGGTGCACCAGACAATTTGCAGTGGTGCGTGGAGCGCTGGACTGTCTACTCTGACTTCACTCAAGCATCAGGGTTCTGCATTGCGGTCTCAGCCTCCCTATAACATGTTTAATATTAAGCCAGAGACAGCTGTAACTTGTGGAGACACTGTGCGGAATTGTCAGGGCTCAGCCTTTACTTCTTTGAACAATTCACAATGCAGCTCTGGAAGTTTAATAAAGCTGCAGTATTCGACCCCACCCCTTCATTCAATTGATAGTGAACTTCTAGGGAAAAATAGCGTACAAACTTTGAACGAAATTTTCGAGTCACCTAACTACACTACAGATCATATAAAAGCATGTTCAATGGACAGCTTTTACCAGTGGTTTGATTCTTCACTTGATCAGACCAACAAGACAGACTTTACTACAATGGATGATGATTTGTTGTCGGAGGCGATGAGATTCGTCTCGCAACCATATAATGTGAGCGGTGGTACAAATGCAATCAGTCATCCAGCTAGTTCTGTTCACAGTTCTGTAACAAACACATCTACTTCCACTGGGAAACAACAGTGTCCAAATGTATTCAAAGTTGAAAATGATCTTTTTGATAGATTCGGAGTAGATTTAGGGTATGGACAGGCAGGAAATACTAATGACATCTTAATGCCTGTAATTGATGGCGGGCAGATGGATTTCAAAAATGCTTTGCAAAGCATCTCACAACAACATGTTGGTTCCGGATTAGTTCACCGTAAAGGCCTTTTCTCTAAATTAGGAATTGAACAGATTGTTGAAAGTGTCTCTACTGGTACGTCCAGCAGTGTTGCCAAAACTACTTTCGAGGATCAGCTATCTTCCACATCCAAAAGAAAAAGAACAGGTATTTCCTTAGGGACCAACGATCACTTGGCAAGTTCTCTATTTCAGCAGAAAGAGGACACCACAACACGGGGTTCCTGCTCATGGGTAAGTGACAGCTATAGAACTCTTGATGGACACACTGATTCACAGGAGAAGAAACACGTCTCTACTGCAAAGACCATGAAGAAAAAGGCGAAACCTGGAGCTCGACCAAGGCCTAAAGACCGTCAGCTGATCCAAGACCGCCTCTTAGAGTTGAGAGAACTAACTCCTAACGGAGAGAAG ATGAGCATCGACTGTTTGTTGGATCGAACCATCAAGTACATGCTTTTTTTGCAAAGTGTGACAAAGCATGCAGAAACACTTAAGGAAGCTGATAAAATTAAG GAAAACGAGATATTTAATAAAGACAACTTCAGTAGCAGAGGGGGCGGTGTTACATGGGCATGTGAGTATGGATATCAGTCAACTGTGTGTCCGCTGTTGGTTGAGGACCTTAGCAGTCCTGGACAGATGCTAATAGAG ATGCTATGTGAAGAGCAGGGCTTTTTTCTTGAGATAGTGGATATAATTCGAGGTCTTGGATTGACTATCCTGAAGGGCGTGATGGAGGTTCAAGAGAACAAGATATGGGCACGTTTTATCGTTGAGCCTGAG GGAAATAGACGTGTATCAAGGCATGAGATATTTTCTACCCTCATTCAGCTTCTACAACTGACACCTCCAAGTGGTGTTAAAGCTAGCAAGCAAGTTGGTAACATTATGGATGGAGGGGCTAATCTATTTAACAATTACCCACAATGTGGGGTGTCAGTCCCGCTTAGGTGA